In Nitrospirota bacterium, one DNA window encodes the following:
- a CDS encoding transglycosylase SLT domain-containing protein gives MKIVKKNFLFLAVLLVIFNSASGEDTDGKPFFIKGKSAFDAGRYAGAIENLSEAYKRLPVVRDYILFYLSKAYSESGNLSESNLRIKELLEDYPSSPLRKRARGLEIKNLISSGEMPHNTEILESYVRDYPEDHDRKFLFAQHLKDKGETERAKAVFKNIYLSSDGMLSKISFNELTASDITLQDIIEKAANLTNAMEFKKAESALREALAKDDGQRRIEITKKLGHVLFKQKRYKESADAYGKAGDHYPKAKALYRAGDKTGFEAAIKKLSSMDDKRTGSLLILVALDKRRNGEINEALNLYQAIKEKYPPEIESAQWGIAWTYYRAGSYQKALDVFTDLYDSYGSSKYLYWKAQSLERTGGNAGPIYRQLAVKTQDFYSILPQIKKSHGTENPRRLGRLAEERTLEPSGYKPFKSERIEILLEAGMTKEAAAELSAIARKTTNPDELISVSFKLQECGEYREALTLLSRLPSREVAHNILYPLAHWHIVRNVSEKYSIDPFIILSIMREESRFDTQARSQAGALGLMQLMPQTAYAIDKKVNLNIKSQENIFDIKANISLGSYYITSLLKEFGSLPPAIAAYNAGEDVVRRWQKAGNYKSLDEFIEDIPYEETKNYTKRIITTYFEYYKYTGEKSAPEILSEK, from the coding sequence ATGAAGATTGTGAAGAAAAACTTTCTGTTTTTAGCTGTATTGCTTGTTATTTTCAACTCTGCCTCAGGTGAAGATACAGACGGGAAGCCTTTTTTCATAAAGGGCAAAAGCGCATTCGATGCCGGCAGATATGCCGGGGCCATCGAGAACCTCTCCGAGGCATACAAAAGACTTCCTGTTGTCAGGGATTATATACTTTTTTATCTGTCAAAAGCATACAGCGAATCAGGCAATCTCAGTGAGTCTAATTTAAGGATAAAAGAGCTTTTGGAAGATTATCCGTCATCCCCATTGCGTAAAAGGGCGCGGGGGCTGGAAATCAAAAATCTTATTTCTTCAGGAGAGATGCCTCACAATACAGAGATTCTTGAGTCTTATGTCAGGGATTATCCTGAAGACCATGATAGAAAATTCCTGTTTGCACAGCATCTCAAGGATAAAGGGGAAACAGAAAGGGCCAAGGCAGTTTTTAAAAACATCTATCTCAGCAGCGATGGGATGTTATCAAAAATATCATTCAATGAACTGACAGCTTCTGATATTACCCTGCAGGATATTATTGAAAAGGCGGCTAATCTAACAAATGCGATGGAGTTTAAAAAAGCAGAATCCGCATTGAGAGAGGCGCTGGCAAAAGACGACGGGCAGCGAAGGATTGAAATCACTAAAAAACTCGGCCATGTGTTATTCAAACAAAAGCGCTATAAAGAATCGGCAGATGCGTATGGAAAAGCAGGAGATCATTATCCGAAGGCAAAGGCGCTTTACAGGGCAGGAGACAAAACCGGATTTGAAGCTGCCATCAAGAAACTGTCCTCGATGGATGACAAAAGGACCGGATCGCTTCTGATATTGGTGGCATTGGATAAAAGAAGGAACGGCGAAATTAACGAAGCTCTGAATTTATATCAAGCAATAAAGGAGAAATATCCGCCCGAGATTGAAAGCGCTCAATGGGGCATCGCATGGACCTATTACCGCGCCGGCAGCTATCAGAAAGCCCTTGATGTATTCACAGATCTTTATGACAGTTATGGCAGCTCAAAATATCTATACTGGAAGGCTCAGTCTCTTGAAAGGACAGGCGGAAATGCAGGCCCTATCTACAGGCAGCTTGCGGTTAAAACACAGGATTTTTACAGTATCCTTCCGCAGATAAAGAAAAGTCATGGGACTGAGAACCCCCGTCGCCTCGGGCGACTCGCTGAAGAGAGGACTCTCGAACCCTCTGGATATAAACCTTTCAAGTCTGAGAGGATTGAAATACTTCTTGAAGCCGGCATGACAAAAGAGGCTGCAGCAGAACTGTCCGCTATAGCCAGAAAAACTACGAATCCCGATGAACTCATATCTGTTTCCTTCAAATTGCAGGAATGCGGGGAATACAGGGAGGCATTAACCCTGCTCTCACGGCTGCCGTCCAGAGAAGTTGCGCACAATATTTTGTATCCTCTTGCCCATTGGCATATTGTAAGGAATGTATCTGAAAAATATAGCATTGACCCATTTATTATTCTTTCCATCATGAGAGAGGAGAGCCGTTTTGACACGCAGGCGCGCTCACAAGCAGGTGCGCTCGGGCTCATGCAGCTGATGCCGCAGACAGCCTATGCCATAGACAAAAAGGTGAATCTGAACATAAAATCGCAGGAGAATATATTTGACATAAAGGCAAACATAAGTCTCGGTTCATATTACATAACTTCACTGTTAAAAGAGTTCGGCTCGCTGCCCCCGGCTATCGCAGCTTATAACGCAGGAGAGGACGTTGTGAGGAGATGGCAGAAGGCAGGCAACTATAAATCACTTGACGAATTTATCGAGGATATTCCTTACGAGGAGACTAAAAACTATACCAAGCGCATTATTACAACTTATTTTGAGTATTATAAATATACCGGCGAAAAAAGCGCCCCGGAAATTCTTTCCGAAAAATAG
- a CDS encoding cell division protein ZapA, which produces MSSIDVYILGQKYTVKGDAPEEHIQKIAAFVDAKIKEVYNTAPNVAPLKASILAALNIADELHRLKAEQDNITKHIEERTKILSGLFET; this is translated from the coding sequence ATGAGCAGCATAGACGTTTATATCCTCGGCCAGAAATATACGGTAAAGGGCGATGCCCCTGAGGAACATATACAAAAAATAGCAGCCTTTGTAGATGCAAAGATAAAAGAGGTTTACAACACTGCGCCGAATGTTGCTCCGCTTAAGGCGTCTATTCTGGCAGCCCTTAACATCGCTGATGAACTCCACAGGCTTAAGGCAGAGCAGGATAACATTACAAAGCATATCGAAGAAAGGACAAAAATTCTGAGCGGATTATTTGAGACTTAA
- a CDS encoding LPS-assembly protein LptD: MKRQSTEQQSSRAAEQQIKNFSLIQSTGLLVYWSTGLKLLRYCATALIFLFTVCCLLSAVYCFAEEPPTFITSDSLKYEKSTSMYTAKGSVLVEQGETIMIANEMKYDEKTSNVFPEGNVVYDSPDILLKAEKAEINLNTKKGTFYNAEIFSKKEKFRVSGTEIEKRGEKEYFIKKAVITTCENPSPEWCIKGRTADIIIGDRFKARDATFHIKDFPFLYTPYLWAPALTERKTGLLTPVFGYSQSKGFYYRQPFFWAIDEDKDATFIVDWHTKAGLGEGAEYRYVAPGDVEGMHWLYHFHDKKAELDFYELKSSHAKRSKDGFSGYWNVNLLNEKNFYREFSLHRDERVNRFLESTGELTLPSDNSRFYLMSQYIIDLKDGSHNSAVAQRLPELGYVVNPSSAGPLVFSMTSAASNFARDKGVSGQRLDIYPKLSHSFGDKVIIFQNLGLRETVYSLQDNAAEGFKSSVHRDMFDYNITASGRLIKKYNDELTHGIEPSLGYTFVPWIKKEKVNVPLFDSTELYSRQSSIGLSVVNRLLDKKGEFLTVSVSESYNTYERDVPLSPLSVSASVPRPFPVTADASYNHYNDRIETLNSSVSIPIKKFSFSFGERFNQPNKTMFYDIGVSYAHSKNLSAEVKVWYDAKGAGMRDSSFTMKYQQQCWGMKMLIDRKPRDEINNKPSELKVLVTFDLLGLGSYSAGK, from the coding sequence ATGAAAAGGCAGTCAACAGAGCAACAGAGCAGTAGAGCAGCAGAGCAGCAGATAAAGAATTTTTCCTTAATTCAGTCTACTGGTCTACTGGTCTACTGGTCTACTGGTCTAAAACTACTGCGCTACTGCGCTACTGCTCTTATTTTCCTGTTTACTGTCTGCTGTCTGTTGTCTGCTGTTTACTGTTTTGCGGAAGAGCCTCCGACATTCATAACATCAGATTCTTTAAAGTATGAAAAAAGCACATCAATGTATACGGCAAAAGGCTCTGTGCTTGTTGAACAAGGCGAGACAATAATGATTGCAAATGAGATGAAGTATGACGAGAAGACATCAAATGTCTTTCCTGAAGGCAATGTCGTATACGACAGTCCTGATATACTCCTCAAAGCAGAAAAGGCAGAAATCAATCTTAATACAAAAAAAGGCACTTTTTATAATGCAGAGATTTTCTCAAAAAAAGAAAAGTTCCGCGTCTCAGGCACAGAGATAGAAAAGAGAGGAGAAAAGGAATATTTCATTAAAAAAGCAGTAATAACAACATGCGAAAATCCTTCGCCTGAGTGGTGTATCAAAGGCAGGACTGCTGACATAATTATCGGAGACCGCTTCAAGGCGCGTGATGCCACTTTTCATATAAAAGACTTCCCTTTTTTATATACTCCTTATCTCTGGGCGCCTGCACTTACCGAAAGAAAAACAGGGCTTCTCACTCCTGTATTCGGCTATTCACAGTCAAAAGGATTCTATTACAGGCAGCCGTTTTTCTGGGCGATAGATGAAGACAAGGATGCAACATTTATTGTTGACTGGCATACAAAGGCAGGCTTGGGAGAAGGGGCCGAATACAGATATGTAGCGCCGGGAGATGTGGAGGGCATGCACTGGCTTTATCATTTCCACGACAAAAAGGCAGAACTGGATTTTTATGAATTGAAGTCTTCCCATGCAAAAAGGAGCAAGGACGGTTTTTCAGGATACTGGAATGTTAATCTGTTAAATGAAAAAAATTTTTACAGGGAATTCAGCTTGCACCGCGATGAAAGGGTAAACAGATTTCTTGAATCAACCGGCGAACTGACGCTTCCTTCGGACAACTCACGCTTTTACCTCATGTCACAGTATATTATTGACCTTAAAGACGGGAGTCATAATTCAGCCGTAGCTCAGAGACTGCCTGAATTAGGGTATGTTGTTAACCCGTCCAGCGCAGGCCCTTTGGTTTTCTCAATGACATCGGCTGCGTCAAACTTTGCAAGGGACAAAGGCGTATCAGGACAGCGTCTTGACATTTATCCCAAGCTTTCCCATTCCTTTGGCGACAAGGTTATTATATTCCAGAATCTCGGGCTGAGAGAAACAGTATATTCCTTACAGGACAATGCCGCTGAGGGATTTAAGAGTTCAGTGCACAGGGATATGTTTGATTACAATATCACAGCGTCCGGCAGGTTAATAAAAAAATATAACGATGAATTAACCCACGGCATTGAACCTTCTCTGGGATATACGTTTGTGCCATGGATCAAAAAAGAGAAGGTTAATGTTCCGCTGTTTGATTCCACAGAACTTTATTCAAGGCAGTCATCAATAGGCCTTTCTGTTGTAAACCGGCTCCTGGATAAAAAAGGCGAGTTTCTTACCGTAAGCGTGTCGGAATCATATAATACCTATGAACGGGACGTTCCACTTTCTCCGTTAAGTGTGTCAGCATCTGTTCCGAGGCCTTTCCCTGTAACTGCTGACGCCTCTTATAATCACTATAACGACCGTATTGAGACTCTAAACTCAAGCGTATCCATCCCTATAAAGAAGTTTTCATTTTCTTTTGGTGAGAGATTCAACCAGCCCAATAAAACTATGTTTTATGATATAGGGGTGAGTTATGCTCACTCTAAAAACTTGTCTGCAGAGGTTAAAGTTTGGTATGATGCTAAAGGAGCAGGGATGAGGGATTCTTCGTTCACCATGAAATACCAGCAGCAGTGCTGGGGAATGAAAATGCTTATTGACAGAAAACCTCGAGATGAAATAAACAACAAGCCAAGCGAGCTTAAAGTGCTTGTGACATTTGATTTGCTCGGGCTTGGCTCGTATTCAGCGGGGAAATAG
- the zapB gene encoding cell division protein ZapB — protein sequence MKQNRTLFDDAPPVKKGGGKGINNKKEVTPLDRLKNLEDKIVGAIEKVKTLKEEKAAFELRIKELEAKLSDKDHEIEKLQTEKTAIKSQVEGLLNELDTLEVV from the coding sequence ATGAAACAAAACAGGACTCTGTTTGATGATGCTCCGCCGGTAAAAAAGGGCGGGGGAAAGGGAATCAACAATAAAAAGGAGGTTACGCCATTGGACAGGCTGAAAAATCTTGAAGACAAGATAGTGGGTGCAATAGAGAAAGTGAAGACATTGAAGGAAGAAAAAGCGGCTTTTGAACTCAGGATAAAAGAACTTGAGGCAAAGCTCTCTGATAAAGACCATGAGATAGAAAAACTGCAAACCGAAAAGACCGCTATAAAGAGTCAGGTTGAAGGACTGCTAAATGAACTCGACACCTTAGAGGTCGTGTAG
- a CDS encoding type II secretion system F family protein: MPTYSYKVRNQTGEIISGVIDAPTTDAVAEQLFSKGYTPVKIEAEEETKSPIEKGWQIFDRVKDEDLIVFSRQLATLITAGISFIRSMDTLAEQTKSRKLRKIIEEIRREVARGSSFSDALAKFPKVFSPLYISMVRVGEEAGVLDDILNRLSSLLEHDATTRARVKAATRYPVIVIISMIIAFFVLTTFVVPKFASLYQSAKVELPLPTRVLIFLNKAIRTYWPLLIAAVAGVIFAFRGYIRTPSGRWNLDKLKLRVPIIGSVVEKTVMSRFARIFSTLYSSGIPMLHALDIVAGTLGNIIIARAVEVIKESVREGKGLAVPMASTMVFPPMVTQMVAVGEETGALDDMLTKVADYYDLEVEYAIKNLSITLEPVLLVFLAGGILFLALGIFLPIWDMMKVMKR, from the coding sequence ATGCCAACGTATAGCTATAAAGTAAGGAATCAAACAGGAGAGATTATAAGCGGTGTTATTGACGCTCCTACGACTGATGCGGTTGCAGAGCAGCTTTTTTCCAAAGGATATACTCCTGTAAAAATAGAAGCGGAAGAAGAGACTAAATCTCCAATTGAGAAGGGATGGCAGATTTTTGACAGGGTAAAGGATGAAGACCTCATAGTGTTCAGCCGGCAACTTGCAACGCTTATTACAGCAGGCATATCTTTTATCAGAAGCATGGACACACTCGCGGAACAGACTAAAAGCAGAAAGCTCCGCAAGATAATAGAAGAAATAAGAAGAGAGGTAGCGAGGGGAAGTTCTTTTTCTGATGCTCTGGCAAAATTCCCGAAAGTATTCTCTCCGCTTTATATCAGCATGGTAAGGGTAGGCGAAGAGGCTGGAGTGCTTGACGACATCCTTAACAGACTGTCATCTTTGCTGGAACATGATGCGACAACGAGAGCGCGTGTAAAGGCGGCAACAAGATACCCCGTCATAGTTATAATAAGCATGATAATCGCCTTTTTTGTGCTCACAACATTTGTGGTCCCTAAATTTGCTTCGTTATATCAATCTGCAAAAGTAGAGCTTCCCCTCCCGACACGGGTGCTTATATTCCTGAATAAAGCAATCAGGACATACTGGCCGCTTTTGATAGCCGCTGTAGCAGGCGTTATTTTTGCGTTTAGAGGGTACATAAGGACTCCGTCCGGCAGATGGAACTTGGACAAGCTTAAGCTCAGGGTTCCGATAATCGGGTCTGTTGTTGAGAAAACTGTTATGTCAAGGTTTGCAAGGATATTTTCTACGCTTTACAGCAGCGGCATTCCAATGCTCCATGCGCTTGACATAGTTGCAGGCACACTCGGGAATATCATCATTGCAAGGGCGGTTGAGGTGATAAAAGAGAGCGTGCGTGAAGGAAAAGGGCTGGCTGTGCCGATGGCAAGCACAATGGTTTTTCCGCCGATGGTTACGCAGATGGTTGCTGTTGGCGAAGAAACAGGAGCGCTTGATGATATGCTTACAAAGGTAGCAGACTATTACGACCTTGAGGTTGAATATGCAATTAAAAACCTTTCAATAACACTTGAACCGGTTCTGCTGGTCTTTCTTGCCGGCGGGATACTCTTTCTTGCGCTGGGGATATTCCTTCCAATATGGGACATGATGAAAGTTATGAAAAGATAA
- a CDS encoding sigma-54-dependent Fis family transcriptional regulator, translated as MSFNPNEHRILIADDDASIRFFLGELLGKEGFEFDFAGTGADALECLKKNTYSLVLLDEKMPNMSGIEVLRHIKAEGYPMPVIMITAYGSKELAMRAIRDGAYDFFTKPVDIGIVRTVINRAIEKYELQRELETIKTENLKGILRDEIIAESEEMKQAVKLAMKVAATDVTALITGESGSGKELIAKAIHKLSDRKDNPFVSVNCAAIPETLLESELFGYEKGAFTGASKQHAGKFERASKGSIFLDEIGDLSPGLQAKLLRVLQNKEIERLGGTRTIKVDMRLISATNKNLDSAIRDGSFREDLLYRVRVFEIHVPPLRERIKDIPLLSDYFVKKYSRTMGRNVKGISASAIKFFLSYSWPGNVREMENLIQRAIILEDTDTVREETVKRLIFPEGIWQAQGSVSKNTGREDTAKVGNGASGVKDRIEAIKSEEERKLIIDALTEARWKRMEAAARLGISRKSLFNKMKKYGLMK; from the coding sequence ATGTCATTCAACCCTAACGAACATAGGATATTAATCGCAGATGACGATGCCAGCATCCGGTTTTTCCTCGGTGAACTCCTCGGGAAAGAAGGTTTTGAGTTTGATTTTGCCGGGACAGGCGCCGATGCGCTTGAGTGCCTGAAAAAAAATACTTACAGCCTTGTGCTTCTTGATGAAAAGATGCCTAACATGAGCGGCATCGAAGTTCTGCGTCACATAAAAGCAGAAGGTTATCCTATGCCGGTGATAATGATAACTGCATACGGTTCAAAAGAGCTTGCAATGAGGGCCATAAGAGACGGGGCTTATGATTTCTTCACCAAGCCTGTTGATATAGGGATAGTAAGAACTGTCATAAACAGGGCTATAGAAAAATATGAGTTGCAGAGAGAACTTGAAACCATCAAGACTGAAAATCTTAAAGGCATACTCAGAGATGAAATCATAGCCGAGAGCGAGGAGATGAAGCAGGCAGTTAAACTTGCAATGAAAGTTGCGGCAACAGACGTCACAGCGCTGATAACAGGCGAAAGCGGCTCAGGCAAGGAACTTATCGCCAAGGCCATCCATAAGCTGAGCGATAGAAAGGATAATCCTTTTGTAAGTGTAAACTGTGCGGCAATCCCTGAAACACTGCTTGAATCAGAACTGTTCGGCTATGAAAAAGGCGCTTTTACAGGCGCATCAAAGCAGCATGCCGGCAAATTCGAAAGGGCGTCTAAAGGCAGTATCTTTCTTGATGAGATTGGCGACCTCTCTCCGGGGCTTCAGGCAAAACTGCTGAGGGTTCTGCAGAATAAAGAGATAGAGAGGCTCGGCGGCACAAGAACCATTAAAGTTGATATGAGATTGATATCAGCAACGAATAAGAACCTTGACAGCGCTATCAGGGACGGCAGTTTTCGCGAAGACCTTCTCTACAGGGTAAGGGTCTTTGAGATTCACGTCCCTCCGCTCAGAGAAAGGATAAAGGATATTCCTTTGCTGTCAGATTACTTTGTGAAAAAGTACAGCAGAACAATGGGCAGGAATGTTAAAGGCATCTCTGCATCTGCCATAAAGTTCTTTCTAAGCTATAGCTGGCCCGGGAATGTGAGAGAAATGGAGAACCTCATCCAGCGTGCGATAATTCTTGAAGACACGGATACAGTCAGGGAAGAAACAGTAAAAAGGCTTATATTTCCAGAAGGCATATGGCAAGCACAAGGGTCAGTCAGTAAAAATACAGGCAGGGAAGATACAGCCAAGGTAGGAAATGGCGCTTCAGGGGTGAAAGACAGGATAGAGGCGATTAAGTCAGAAGAGGAGAGAAAACTGATAATAGATGCTCTTACAGAAGCAAGATGGAAAAGGATGGAGGCGGCAGCCCGCCTCGGCATCAGCAGGAAAAGCCTTTTTAATAAGATGAAAAAATACGGATTGATGAAATAA
- the tadA gene encoding Flp pilus assembly complex ATPase component TadA, whose protein sequence is MVLRKKYLGELLIEAGVITAEQRDRAMQEQKRLGKRLGETLVSLGVITEEVMAKALSAQMGLPFKELRSMSVAQGVLDLVPESLARKHRALPLEINNGRLTIAMSDPLNVFAIDEIKRATRMPVDTVVITESDLLRVLDQYYTRGEMDEVVKAADVYYPEKEKVVAAAEAMVEDTPIVKLVNTVVTQAVKDRASDIHIEPYEDSIRVRFRIDGKLHDIMKPPKHLHSGIVSRIKILSGMDIAEKRIPQDGRFPINVEGRQFDIRASTLPTHHGEKMVLRLLEKTSGLPQLMLSQLGFTKNVLDSYEKLISMPYGFVLSTGPTGCGKTTTMYSSLRKISAAEKNIVTIEDPIEYNLPNINQVQVNPKAGLTFSSGLRSVLRQDPDVIMVGEIRDTETASIATHAALTGHLVLSTLHTNEAVGAIARLIDMGIEPFLITSSLVGVLGQRLIVKICPYCKESYTADEDMLRRVGIKGKVLMHGKGCSKCRFTGYLGREGLFEFLLVTEGIKKLIIDKAPASEIKAQAIKEGFTTMRQEGLMKAAEGITTIEEVMRVTQEAE, encoded by the coding sequence ATGGTGCTGAGAAAAAAATATTTAGGAGAACTTCTGATAGAAGCCGGAGTCATAACTGCTGAGCAGCGTGACAGGGCCATGCAGGAGCAGAAAAGGCTTGGCAAAAGGCTGGGAGAAACACTTGTCAGCCTCGGGGTTATTACAGAAGAAGTTATGGCGAAGGCGCTCAGCGCACAGATGGGACTGCCGTTTAAAGAACTGCGGTCTATGTCTGTAGCTCAGGGAGTCTTAGATTTGGTGCCGGAGTCTCTTGCGCGGAAACACCGGGCGCTGCCTCTTGAGATTAATAACGGAAGGCTTACTATTGCAATGTCTGACCCGCTCAATGTCTTTGCGATAGATGAGATAAAACGGGCAACAAGGATGCCTGTGGACACAGTAGTTATAACAGAATCTGATCTTCTCAGGGTGCTGGACCAATATTATACCAGAGGAGAGATGGATGAGGTTGTTAAGGCTGCGGATGTTTACTATCCTGAAAAGGAAAAGGTTGTTGCTGCAGCAGAGGCGATGGTTGAAGACACCCCAATTGTGAAGCTCGTCAATACAGTGGTTACACAGGCTGTAAAGGACAGGGCCAGCGACATACACATAGAACCCTACGAGGATTCCATCCGTGTCAGATTCAGGATTGACGGAAAGCTGCATGATATTATGAAACCTCCCAAGCACCTTCATTCGGGCATTGTCTCAAGGATAAAGATACTTTCCGGAATGGATATAGCGGAAAAGAGAATACCTCAGGATGGAAGATTTCCTATAAATGTTGAGGGCAGACAGTTTGATATAAGGGCGTCAACTCTGCCGACGCATCACGGCGAAAAAATGGTGCTGAGACTGCTTGAAAAAACATCAGGGCTTCCTCAACTCATGCTGAGCCAGCTTGGCTTCACGAAAAATGTGCTTGATTCATATGAAAAGCTGATCAGCATGCCTTACGGGTTTGTACTCTCAACCGGGCCCACGGGCTGCGGCAAGACAACAACGATGTATTCGTCTCTGCGCAAGATAAGCGCTGCAGAGAAAAACATAGTGACAATAGAGGATCCCATAGAATATAACCTGCCTAATATAAATCAGGTGCAGGTTAATCCAAAGGCAGGGCTGACATTCTCATCAGGGTTGAGGTCAGTTCTCAGGCAGGACCCGGATGTAATAATGGTCGGTGAGATAAGGGATACTGAAACAGCGTCAATAGCAACACATGCAGCTCTTACAGGGCATCTTGTTCTCAGCACCCTTCATACAAATGAAGCGGTCGGGGCCATAGCCCGTCTGATAGATATGGGAATCGAACCATTCCTTATAACGTCTTCTCTTGTCGGAGTTTTAGGCCAAAGGCTTATTGTAAAGATATGCCCTTACTGCAAAGAAAGCTATACCGCTGACGAAGATATGTTAAGGCGGGTAGGAATTAAAGGAAAGGTGCTCATGCACGGCAAGGGATGCAGTAAGTGCCGTTTCACAGGATATCTCGGGAGGGAAGGATTATTTGAATTCCTTCTGGTTACAGAGGGGATAAAGAAGCTGATAATAGATAAGGCTCCTGCAAGCGAAATAAAGGCACAGGCGATAAAGGAAGGCTTTACAACTATGAGGCAGGAAGGTCTTATGAAAGCAGCGGAGGGTATTACGACGATTGAAGAAGTAATGAGAGTGACGCAGGAGGCAGAATAA
- a CDS encoding PAS domain S-box protein has product MGHDESYEKIIAAFLKRRFYLGLFVFLPLFFSVFAVAAPLILLARFRAVFKRSVIDSAELISIYNFAEQWTYILAVTAFVTGLIVAYALVRPARKLLSEGGEGKNIEEFSSLGKEFTRIAASLSKYTSLIESTTGGVMTADKIGAITMVNPYACYMLGSKETDLLGKDIGTLLNITRDLQIVLQGKTAASELNITINGEGRTIGYTLSPIKGRYGIDGAVLNFMDTTKIKEMHREMQKTEKLASIGTLAMEVAHEIRNPLASIKGLVQLIGEDINDNEQKKLYINTILKETDRLNRVVDTIFEKKTAAAEEDSLRDVIHRAVLLCSQAAKDKAVSIKEDYDKAVDKMQVGDERFFHALYNIVLNAYEAVGKNGEIVIKTKITDDWAEIDVSSESEISGGMDADTIFEADVTTKGKGRGMGLKIARDAIKSIGGDITVETSEGKTKFVISLPSTAYNNNA; this is encoded by the coding sequence ATGGGACATGATGAAAGTTATGAAAAGATAATAGCAGCCTTTTTAAAAAGGCGGTTCTATCTCGGACTCTTTGTATTCCTACCCCTGTTTTTTTCTGTTTTTGCAGTGGCTGCGCCGCTGATTTTATTGGCAAGATTCAGGGCTGTTTTTAAGCGCAGTGTTATTGATTCGGCAGAGCTTATCTCCATTTATAATTTTGCGGAACAATGGACTTACATCCTGGCTGTAACGGCATTTGTGACGGGCCTGATTGTTGCGTACGCGCTTGTAAGGCCTGCAAGAAAATTATTAAGCGAAGGCGGGGAAGGCAAGAATATAGAGGAATTCAGTTCGCTCGGCAAGGAGTTTACAAGAATAGCTGCATCCCTCAGTAAGTATACTTCACTGATTGAAAGCACAACAGGAGGAGTAATGACAGCTGATAAAATCGGAGCAATAACAATGGTGAACCCGTATGCCTGCTATATGCTCGGCAGTAAGGAAACTGACCTGCTCGGCAAAGATATCGGAACCTTATTGAATATAACAAGGGATTTGCAAATAGTTCTGCAGGGAAAGACTGCGGCCTCTGAACTGAATATAACAATAAATGGGGAAGGCAGGACCATTGGTTATACGCTTTCACCAATAAAAGGCAGATATGGCATAGACGGAGCAGTGCTCAATTTTATGGATACCACAAAGATAAAAGAGATGCACCGTGAGATGCAAAAAACTGAAAAACTGGCGAGTATCGGAACGCTGGCAATGGAGGTAGCGCACGAAATTAGAAATCCCCTTGCGTCCATAAAGGGACTTGTGCAGCTTATCGGAGAGGACATAAATGACAACGAACAGAAGAAACTTTATATCAATACAATACTCAAAGAAACAGACCGGCTGAACAGGGTGGTAGACACCATTTTTGAAAAAAAGACTGCCGCGGCCGAAGAGGATAGTCTCAGGGATGTAATTCACAGGGCTGTGCTTTTATGCAGTCAGGCTGCAAAGGATAAGGCTGTAAGTATAAAGGAAGACTACGATAAGGCTGTAGATAAAATGCAGGTTGGAGATGAGAGGTTTTTCCATGCGCTTTATAATATAGTCCTGAATGCCTATGAGGCAGTTGGAAAAAACGGAGAGATAGTAATAAAAACAAAGATTACTGACGACTGGGCTGAGATAGATGTAAGCAGCGAGTCAGAAATTAGCGGCGGAATGGATGCAGATACAATATTTGAGGCGGATGTTACAACCAAGGGTAAAGGACGCGGAATGGGATTGAAAATTGCGAGGGATGCAATAAAGAGCATTGGAGGCGATATAACCGTAGAGACATCGGAAGGCAAAACAAAGTTTGTTATAAGTCTGCCGTCAACCGCATACAATAATAACGCTTAA